Proteins encoded within one genomic window of Tigriopus californicus strain San Diego chromosome 12, Tcal_SD_v2.1, whole genome shotgun sequence:
- the LOC131891985 gene encoding uncharacterized protein LOC131891985 produces MGSYSSHYNMDLLRLSRPRHQPPFPNTPTEPLFPFPPPQGRVSGGGVGGGVGYYQARPDPYYGGMSRETYSALYRDDYMMHAAAAAVYRAELAAAAAALSPHAPPRSYMSYLAKFNIFPGMASGGPREESFHGRSPNLFSNEAAVPANSPTESSMRSATIRSAAAAAISQLSGKANKNGIQSQMGSDLGDFY; encoded by the exons ATGGGTAGCTACTCGTCTCATTACAACATGGACTTGCTTCGTTTGAGTCGACCCCGTCACCAACCCCCGTTTCCCAACACTCCCACCGAACCCTTGTTTCCCTTCCCGCCCCCTCAAGGACGGGTGTCTGGCGGCGGAGTCGGAGGCGGGGTCGGGTATTACCAGGCCAGACCGGACCCGTATTACGGAGGCATGAGCCGGGAGACGTATTCAGCCCTCTACCGTGATGATTACATGATGCATGCGGCTGCGGCTGCTGTGTATCGGGCGGAATTGGCGGCGGCGGCTGCGGCTCTGTCGCCGCACGCTCCTCCAAGAAGCTACATGAGctacttggccaagtttaatATTTTTCCGGGAATGGCAAGTGGTGGTCCAAGAGAAGAGAGCTTCCATGGAAG GTCCCCGAATTTGTTCAGCAATGAGGCCGCTGTGCCTGCGAATTCTCCTACAGAGTCCTCCATGAGGTCTGCCACGATTCGCTCGGCCGCGGCAGCCGCCATTTCTCAATTGAGTGGCAAGGCCAACAAGAACGGGATCCAGAGCCAAATGGGATCGGATCTGGGAGATTTCTATTGA